Proteins from a genomic interval of Streptomyces sp. SID8374:
- the sph gene encoding sphingomyelin phosphodiesterase, translating into MPHSTFRRLSGVALSAALAAVPLAMNAPQATAATTADTPSLRVLSYNTFIFSKTLYPNWGQDHRAAEIPKTSFFRGNDVVVIQEAFDNGASDALLRNSAAQYPYQTPVVGRSKSGWDATSGSYSATTPEDGGVTILSKWPIIRKEQYVFKDACGGDWWSNKGFAYTVLNVNGTRVHVVGTHAQSTDPGCSAGEAARMRSLQFKAMDAFLDAKKIPASEQVIVAGDFNVDGHSAEYASFLKDADLVPADTKTGHTYSFDTRDNSIASERYPNDPREDLDHVLHRAGHVKPADWKNDVIKEQSAPWTVSSWGKNYTYTNLSDHYPVIGSAN; encoded by the coding sequence GTGCCGCACTCCACGTTCCGCCGCCTTTCCGGCGTGGCCCTCTCCGCCGCGCTCGCCGCCGTCCCGCTGGCCATGAACGCACCCCAGGCCACGGCGGCCACCACCGCCGACACCCCGTCGCTGCGGGTGCTCTCGTACAACACGTTCATCTTCAGCAAGACCCTGTACCCCAACTGGGGCCAGGACCACCGGGCGGCGGAGATCCCGAAGACGTCGTTCTTCCGGGGCAACGACGTGGTCGTGATCCAGGAGGCCTTCGACAACGGGGCCTCCGACGCGCTGCTGCGGAACTCCGCCGCCCAGTACCCGTACCAGACGCCGGTGGTCGGCCGGAGCAAGAGCGGCTGGGACGCCACCAGCGGCTCGTACTCGGCGACGACTCCGGAGGACGGCGGTGTCACGATCCTGAGCAAGTGGCCGATCATCCGCAAGGAGCAGTACGTCTTCAAGGACGCCTGCGGCGGCGACTGGTGGTCCAACAAGGGCTTCGCCTATACGGTGTTGAACGTCAACGGCACCCGCGTCCATGTCGTCGGCACGCACGCCCAGTCGACCGACCCCGGCTGTTCGGCGGGCGAGGCCGCCCGGATGCGCAGTCTCCAGTTCAAGGCGATGGACGCCTTCCTGGACGCCAAGAAGATCCCGGCCTCCGAACAGGTCATCGTGGCGGGCGACTTCAACGTGGACGGGCACTCCGCCGAGTACGCCTCCTTCCTCAAGGACGCGGACCTGGTCCCGGCCGACACCAAGACCGGCCACACGTACTCCTTCGACACCCGCGACAACTCGATCGCCTCCGAGCGCTACCCGAACGACCCCCGCGAGGACCTGGACCACGTCCTCCACCGCGCCGGCCACGTGAAGCCCGCCGACTGGAAGAACGATGTGATCAAGGAGCAGAGCGCGCCCTGGACGGTCTCCAGCTGGGGCAAGAACTACACGTACACGAACCTCTCCGACCACTACCCGGTGATCGGCTCGGCCAACTGA